The DNA window ATCAATATCATCATTGATGATGATAATAGCTATTTTTCCGCGGGTCTGCAAAGCAGCATAAACGAATATGCCAAAACCAATAATAAGGCCATTTGTTTTTTAAAGCAGGGTGCGGCAGTGCGGCCGGATGTGATGTTCATTTCATCAAGGCGCATCGCTCAGCGCTGGCGCAGAGCGGCCTATGATGAAGGGGGGCCGCCCGTTGTCACCATAGAGGATAGGCCGGTGACTGCGCATGAAGCGTTCTGCGTGCTGTACCGAACGGATAGTCCGGAGAAATTGTTTAAGCTGTTGGCCGATACGCTGGGCAATACCCGAATTGCGGACCGTTTTGAATATCAGCCTTTTACGCGTCGTGAGCGTCAGGTGGTGAATTACCTCAGAAGAGGGTTTGACCAGTCGCAAACCGCTCGAGTGTTGGGCGTGAGCGTCAAAACGGTGCATAGCCATAAGCGAGCGGTGATGAAAAAATTAATGCTGAGCCGGCATCATGATTTTATTTACTGGTTGCTCTCTCAAGAGGGAGAATGTTCTTAACTTTTACGAGGGATAGTCTATTTTCAGGTTTTTGTTATCTTGTCTTTGTGATGCCTGACGATATGAAATGAATGCTATCAATAAATTGATGGTGTGAATTTTATTTTTCTAACTATTCATTTTCAGGGAATACTATTTATGTGGAAAACGACGCTGCCATTTATTGTGGCTTGCCTGCTTATGGCACCGCAGACTTATGCCGGGTTCAACGGCAATCAAGGAGTATCGGGAAATGAGGGGGCAGGCGACGGTGCCGGCAACAACAATGTCGGGGTATGCATTAATGGCAATGGCCAAAATGCCGGGCAGTGCGTAGGGGAAAGTAACGGCACCGCCAAACCCAAAGAAAAAGAGCGGAGTGAGACGTTAAAATCCGTTTGTTCTTCACCCTTCATGAAAAAATATGCCGCCATCTGCCGACAGTAATTATCCGTCTTGAACTACAGGGGTAGGCCTGATTTTTTCTACCCCACTTAAAAAGCTATCAGCTTGGCATTACAGATAAGCCGGGGAGTAATATCGTTCCGGTATCTCGTGAGGTTTCTTTTGAAATAACGAGGGTCAGTAAACGCTGCCCAAGGAAGGTAAAATGAATTTGTTATTTCTGGCAGTATTCTTGTTTTTTTTGAGCCTTTATTCATTTTTTCAGCATGCGAAACATATAAAAAGACGGCGATTGATGCAGCAGGAAAATAGAGGTTTCAGGGGGATTGCGGTAGTGGGGAGACGAGTTTCAATGACCAGGACGAGTTCCCCACGCTAAAAAGTAGCAACCCAGCCATAGGCTGGGTTCTCTAAATAGGGCGACCGGACTCGGACAACCGGTGCATGTGCCGGATTGAACAGCGCTTTAGCGCTGGCCCGCAGGGTGAGGCCTTTGGCCGAATAATCGAACGCAGTTCGATGGAGAGTCCTGTCCCTGAAAAGCAAAAACCCAGCCATAGGCTGGGTTCTCTAAATATGGTGCCCGGACTCGGAATCGAACCAAGGACACGGGGATTTTCAATCCCCTGCTCTACCGACTGAGCTATCCGGGCAACGCGCAGCATTAAACCGTATTGGCCGATGGCCGTCAACGGCTTTATGCGTGAAAGACGTTAAAATGCCACCGGTTGCTGGCTTTTCAGGCAAAGGGCGCAAAAAATGCGCCTGTTCCGGCTATCACCTTGGGTTGGCGGCGCCGCAAGCGCGGCTCGCTTAGCTCAGCGCCCCGTTGCGGCGGCACTGTGCCACCTGCAAGATGTCTTCCGCCAGCCGTTTGGCGACCGATACATCCTGGAGCTGGCGTTTTACCAGCAGTTTGCTCAGGCAGCCTTCCTGAATCAATTCCATTTGATGCGCCACCATGTCGGCGTCGTCGGCGTCCATTTCACGCAGCAGTTCGCGGGTCAGCTCCAGCGAGGTCAGCTTTTGCTGCTCCGCCAGTTGGTGGATCGGGTGATCCGTTTCCGGGAAAAAGCTGCAGGCAGCGATAAACAGGCAGCCGGGATAGCGGTCTTGCTGCACGTATTCCGCCAGCACGTCATAGCGTGCCAGCAGCTTTTGCTGCGGGCTCAGGTTTTCGTCCAGCAACAGCTGGCGGCGCCAGGTGTCAATCTGTTGGCCGTGGTAGCGCAGGCAGTCGTACAGCAGCGCTTCGCGATCCGGCCAAAACCGTTTGAGATCGCCGGGCTGAACGTCGAGTTTTTCCGCCAGCATCTCTAATGTGGCGGTCGCCAGGCCCTGTTGTTCCAACAGGCCCAGCGCGGTATCAAGGACGTGTTCACGTTGCACTTGTGCTTCCTCCTCTTCAGTTCAGAACCTCAGTGTTATTTATTATACCCGTCATCTTTCGAGCCGCAGCGTTGTTGGCTGCTCACCGTTATTCGGCCCCTCCATGGGCCTCACCCCTTGCGGGGCCACTGTAGGCAGTGTTCAAATCTACTCCCGACAGATTTGTCACCCCAGTCACTTACTTTAGTAAGCTCCTGGGGACTCCTGTGCTTGCCGCCTAGCTGCAACTCGAAAGCTATAGGGTATGTCGCATCACTTTCTGCAAATGCGCGTTGAAGGCTTCTGCCTTCATGAAACCGGTGACCCGCTGGGCCGTCAGCTCCTGGCCCGCCGGATCGAAGAACAGGATCGTCGGTAGCCCCAGCACCTGCAGGTGCTTCAGCAGCGCCGCCTGTTCCGCACCGTTGGCGGTCACATCCGCCTGCAGCAGCACCGCGTTGGCCAGGCTCGCCTGCACCGCCGCATCGCTGAAGGTGTATTTTTCGAACTCTTTACAGGCTACGCACCAGTCGGCATACAGGTCCAGCATCACCGGCTTGCCCCGCGCCTTTTGCAGCGCCAGATCTAACTGCTCGACGTTGTTGATGCGGGTAAAGGCCAGATGCGGTTGAGCCGCCTGCTGCGCCTGGTCGGCGCCGAAAACCCAGTCCTGCAGCGGCCGCGCGGCGATCACCGCCGCCGCCAGCAGCAGTAGTTGCAGGGCGCGCGCCCAGCCGCGCGCGCTTCTCAGGCTCAGGGCGAAGGCCCAACCGAAGAACGCCAGGCCGAGCAGGCTCCACAGGCGCATGCCCCACAAATCGCCGATCACCCGTTCCAGCAGGAACACCGGCAGCGCCAGAATGACGAAGCCGAAGGCCTCTTTCACGTACTGCATCCACGGGCCGCTGCGCGGCAGCAGGCGGTTGCCGAATAGGGTGACGATCACCAGCGGAATGCCCATTCCCAGTGCGTACAGGTACAGTGTGCCGCCGCCGGCCCACAGGTTACCGCTCTGGGCGATATACAGCAGGATGGCGCTGAGCGGCGCGGTGGTGCAGGGGGAACAAATCAGCCCGGCCAGGGCGCCCATCAGAAACACGCCGGTCAGCGAGCCGCCGCGCTGGGTGTTGCTCCAGTTCGCCAGCCGGGTTTGCAGCGTCGAGGGCAGCTGCAGGGAATAGAGGCCGAACATCGACAGCGCCAGCGCGATGAACAGCACCGACAGGCCGATCAGCACGTAAGGGTGCTGCAGCGCCGCCTGGAACTGCAATCCGGCGGCGGCCACCACCAGGCCCAGCAGGGTGTAGGTGAGCGCCATGCCCTGCACGTAAACCACCGCCAGCGCCAGAATGCGGCCGCTGCTTTGCGGCCGATCGCGGCCGAGGATGATGCCGGAGATCAGCGGGTACATCGGCAGCACGCACGGCGTGAAAGCGATGCCGATGCCGATCAGCAGCGCCCACAGCGGCGAGAACGGCAGGCTGGCCGGTGTAGCGGGCTGTTCGATTGGCACAGAGGTAGCTGCCGGGAGCGGGGCGGCCGCGCCGGCGCTGACAGCGTCCAGCGGGATGATCCGGGTTTCCGGCGGATAGCAGAAGCCGGCCTCGGCGCAGCCCTGATAGGTGACGCTGAGGCTGGCGTTGGCCGCCGCCTGTTGCAACGGCACCTGCAGATTCAGCTGCTGTTTGAAAATCGCCACTTCGCCGAAGAACTCGTCCTTGTGGCTCAACCCTTCGGGCAGGGTAAAGGCGCCGAGCGTAGCCTGCTGCGGCACCAGTTTGATCTGCTGGCGATACAGGTAGTAGCCGGGGCGGATCTGCCAGTTCAGTATTACTTGGCTGCCTTGCTGTTTGAAATCGAAGGCGAAGGCCTGATCGACAGGCACGAACTGGCTGCCGCCCTTCGGCGCGAACAGCGAAGCCTGCACCGCCTGCGGCAGGAAGAACAGGCAGCACAGCAGCAAAATCAGTTTAAGGAAGCGTTGATCCATAACAGGTAGTCTTTATCTCCGGCCATCACCGGCAGCACCAGCAGCTCGGGCGTCTGGTAAGGGTGATGTTGTTTCAGGGTGTCGAGCAGGGCCTGCTGACGGCGGCGATCGCTTTTGAACAGCATCTGCACTTCGTATTCCTGTTCCAGTTTCCCTTCCCAGTAATACAGCGAGGTGGCGCCGGGCAGCAGCGTGGCGCAGGC is part of the Serratia marcescens genome and encodes:
- a CDS encoding LuxR C-terminal-related transcriptional regulator, with protein sequence MKAINIIIDDDNSYFSAGLQSSINEYAKTNNKAICFLKQGAAVRPDVMFISSRRIAQRWRRAAYDEGGPPVVTIEDRPVTAHEAFCVLYRTDSPEKLFKLLADTLGNTRIADRFEYQPFTRRERQVVNYLRRGFDQSQTARVLGVSVKTVHSHKRAVMKKLMLSRHHDFIYWLLSQEGECS
- a CDS encoding protein-disulfide reductase DsbD, with protein sequence MDQRFLKLILLLCCLFFLPQAVQASLFAPKGGSQFVPVDQAFAFDFKQQGSQVILNWQIRPGYYLYRQQIKLVPQQATLGAFTLPEGLSHKDEFFGEVAIFKQQLNLQVPLQQAAANASLSVTYQGCAEAGFCYPPETRIIPLDAVSAGAAAPLPAATSVPIEQPATPASLPFSPLWALLIGIGIAFTPCVLPMYPLISGIILGRDRPQSSGRILALAVVYVQGMALTYTLLGLVVAAAGLQFQAALQHPYVLIGLSVLFIALALSMFGLYSLQLPSTLQTRLANWSNTQRGGSLTGVFLMGALAGLICSPCTTAPLSAILLYIAQSGNLWAGGGTLYLYALGMGIPLVIVTLFGNRLLPRSGPWMQYVKEAFGFVILALPVFLLERVIGDLWGMRLWSLLGLAFFGWAFALSLRSARGWARALQLLLLAAAVIAARPLQDWVFGADQAQQAAQPHLAFTRINNVEQLDLALQKARGKPVMLDLYADWCVACKEFEKYTFSDAAVQASLANAVLLQADVTANGAEQAALLKHLQVLGLPTILFFDPAGQELTAQRVTGFMKAEAFNAHLQKVMRHTL
- the cutA gene encoding divalent cation tolerance protein CutA, translated to MSDCEAVVILCTAPDEASAQELAARVLGDKLAACATLLPGATSLYYWEGKLEQEYEVQMLFKSDRRRQQALLDTLKQHHPYQTPELLVLPVMAGDKDYLLWINASLN
- the dicD gene encoding division control transcriptional repressor DicD; translation: MQREHVLDTALGLLEQQGLATATLEMLAEKLDVQPGDLKRFWPDREALLYDCLRYHGQQIDTWRRQLLLDENLSPQQKLLARYDVLAEYVQQDRYPGCLFIAACSFFPETDHPIHQLAEQQKLTSLELTRELLREMDADDADMVAHQMELIQEGCLSKLLVKRQLQDVSVAKRLAEDILQVAQCRRNGALS